A region from the Treponema pallidum subsp. pallidum str. Nichols genome encodes:
- a CDS encoding anti-sigma factor antagonist has product MELKVRQSGGICVVDISGDMDLYHSYKLKDLVLKLFDRGPRCIVIDLEAVEYIDSSGIGVLIYLCSTVKKLKIHFFISGVHGSVKKVIELTRLLNYFPIAESVDEALARARSSAPPQTGSL; this is encoded by the coding sequence ATGGAGTTGAAGGTCCGTCAGAGTGGCGGAATATGTGTCGTAGACATCAGTGGGGACATGGATCTGTATCATTCCTACAAGCTTAAAGACCTTGTGCTGAAGTTGTTCGATAGGGGCCCGCGCTGTATCGTCATTGACCTTGAGGCGGTAGAGTATATCGATTCCTCAGGGATTGGCGTTCTCATCTATCTGTGTTCGACAGTGAAAAAGTTAAAAATCCACTTCTTTATCTCAGGTGTGCACGGCTCTGTAAAGAAAGTGATTGAGCTCACCCGGCTGCTGAATTATTTTCCCATCGCTGAAAGCGTAGACGAGGCTCTTGCAAGGGCCCGATCCTCTGCACCGCCGCAGACCGGCTCCCTGTAG
- the era gene encoding GTPase Era, producing the protein MVTDGASPRSGVSLIIGRPSSGKSTFLNAVCGYKVSIVSPIPQTTRNTVRGIVNIESDQIVFMDTPGYHRSDRKFNLRLQSLVHSNVKDADVLLYLVDATRQFGEEEAAICALLAPYQKTRVLLAFNKVDVLHNSTSCDEHAFLHRQGSVLRAGSLGRALHAALPHLPADRVFTISALHQVGLDALMRTLRDLLPEAAPLYPQDCYTDQTIAFRVTELIREQAIARCRDELPHALYAGVEDMELRRGKRELWCRAFLAVERESQKAVLVGKKGAVIRAIRLDAIRALRTLLPYHISLDIRVKVDRSWRQRDHTLSSLLY; encoded by the coding sequence ATGGTAACGGACGGCGCTTCCCCAAGAAGTGGGGTGTCGCTCATTATCGGCAGACCTTCCTCAGGTAAGTCAACCTTTCTCAATGCCGTGTGCGGGTACAAGGTGTCCATAGTTTCCCCTATACCTCAGACAACCCGTAACACGGTGCGCGGCATCGTAAATATAGAATCCGACCAAATTGTCTTTATGGACACCCCGGGGTATCACCGGTCTGACAGAAAATTTAATCTGCGCCTGCAGTCCCTTGTGCACAGTAATGTAAAGGATGCTGATGTGCTGTTGTACCTAGTAGACGCTACCCGTCAATTTGGAGAAGAAGAAGCAGCCATCTGTGCATTGCTTGCCCCGTATCAAAAAACGCGCGTATTGCTTGCCTTCAATAAAGTGGATGTCCTTCACAATTCGACCTCGTGCGACGAGCATGCCTTTTTACACAGGCAAGGCAGCGTGCTGCGGGCCGGCAGCCTGGGACGAGCGCTACACGCCGCACTCCCCCACCTCCCTGCTGATCGGGTATTTACAATATCTGCCCTGCACCAGGTTGGGCTCGATGCCCTCATGCGCACGCTGAGAGATCTCTTGCCAGAAGCGGCGCCTCTGTACCCTCAGGATTGCTATACGGATCAGACCATCGCCTTTCGCGTCACTGAGCTCATCCGAGAACAGGCAATCGCACGCTGCCGGGACGAACTGCCGCACGCACTATACGCCGGAGTGGAAGACATGGAGCTGCGCCGCGGCAAGCGGGAACTGTGGTGCCGTGCGTTTCTTGCAGTAGAACGGGAAAGTCAAAAGGCAGTGCTCGTGGGGAAGAAAGGTGCAGTTATTCGCGCCATACGGCTAGATGCCATCCGCGCGCTACGCACACTCCTCCCCTACCATATTTCCCTTGATATACGAGTGAAGGTAGACCGCAGCTGGAGACAACGCGACCACACACTCAGCTCCCTTCTGTACTAG
- a CDS encoding diphosphate--fructose-6-phosphate 1-phosphotransferase, which yields MSISLLQQERHRYLPKVPDLLRGDFRRVCARRGLSTTAVADYDALRSLFARTYGQPLVNFVNASEKNEDSPMETAPEPRGLRVAIVLSGGQAPGGHNVIAGLFDGLKRWHADSVLIGFLGGPAGVLSGDHIEICADRVDAYRNTGGFDLIGSGRTKIESESQFAAAAQTVTRMALDALVVVGGDDSNTNAALLAEHFVNSGISTKVIGVPKTIDGDLKNEAIETSFGFDTATKTYSELIGNIARDACSARKYWHFIKLMGRSASHIALECALKTQPNVCLISEEVAAQSLTLAQIVQSLCDTIATRAQHGEHFGIVLVPEGLIEFIPEMKALITELNEVMARRAQEFEALDTPDAQRVWIEQALSASARAVFNALPAEISTQLLADRDPHGNVQVSRIDTERLLILQVTERLAQMKQEGTYTGVFSSIAHFFGYEGRCAFPSNFDADYCYTLGLTACLLAVHRFTGYVASVRNLTSSVAEWAVGGVPLTMLMNMERRHGSQKPVIKKALVDLEGMPFRVFSRRRASWALKTSYVYPGAVQYYGPPAVCDEPSVTIRLERPAPAANSSFGHRSS from the coding sequence ATGAGTATTTCTCTCTTGCAACAGGAACGGCATCGCTACCTGCCAAAGGTCCCCGATCTTCTTCGGGGGGACTTTCGGCGCGTTTGTGCGCGTCGCGGCTTATCCACCACTGCGGTGGCAGACTATGACGCGTTGCGCTCTCTTTTTGCGCGGACCTACGGTCAGCCGCTGGTGAACTTCGTTAATGCTAGTGAGAAAAACGAAGATTCCCCCATGGAGACTGCACCTGAGCCGCGAGGATTACGTGTTGCCATAGTACTCTCAGGGGGTCAGGCACCAGGTGGTCACAACGTTATAGCAGGGCTTTTCGACGGATTAAAACGATGGCACGCTGACTCTGTCCTTATCGGTTTTCTAGGCGGTCCTGCGGGCGTGCTTTCTGGCGATCATATCGAGATATGCGCAGACCGTGTAGATGCGTACCGCAACACAGGTGGCTTTGACCTCATTGGTTCAGGACGCACCAAAATCGAAAGTGAGTCCCAGTTTGCCGCCGCGGCGCAGACAGTCACGCGTATGGCGCTTGATGCACTCGTAGTTGTAGGAGGTGATGACTCCAACACGAACGCTGCCCTTTTGGCAGAACACTTCGTAAACAGTGGTATTTCTACCAAGGTTATCGGTGTTCCCAAAACTATTGACGGAGACTTGAAAAATGAGGCGATAGAAACCTCGTTTGGTTTTGACACTGCCACAAAAACATACAGTGAACTTATCGGGAACATTGCGCGCGATGCGTGCAGTGCCCGCAAGTACTGGCATTTTATTAAGCTCATGGGGCGTTCAGCCAGTCATATTGCGCTTGAGTGCGCGCTGAAAACACAGCCAAATGTCTGTCTCATTTCGGAAGAAGTAGCGGCGCAATCGTTAACGCTCGCACAGATCGTGCAGTCGTTGTGTGACACCATCGCCACGCGCGCACAACACGGTGAGCACTTTGGTATAGTGTTAGTTCCAGAAGGACTTATCGAATTTATACCTGAAATGAAGGCTCTAATTACGGAGCTCAACGAGGTGATGGCACGCCGCGCGCAGGAATTTGAGGCGCTGGACACTCCTGACGCGCAGCGCGTTTGGATAGAGCAGGCGTTGTCTGCTTCTGCTCGTGCGGTGTTTAACGCATTACCTGCTGAAATTTCCACACAGCTTTTGGCAGATCGGGATCCACATGGGAATGTGCAGGTGTCGCGCATTGACACAGAGCGTTTGCTCATTCTCCAGGTAACGGAGCGCTTAGCGCAGATGAAGCAGGAAGGTACGTACACCGGTGTTTTTTCCAGCATTGCTCATTTTTTTGGTTACGAAGGGCGATGCGCTTTTCCGTCCAACTTTGATGCAGATTATTGCTATACGCTCGGTTTGACCGCGTGTCTTCTGGCCGTGCACAGGTTTACAGGGTACGTAGCGTCGGTGCGTAACTTGACGTCTTCTGTAGCTGAGTGGGCAGTAGGTGGCGTGCCGCTTACTATGCTCATGAACATGGAGCGCCGACATGGAAGTCAAAAGCCGGTGATAAAAAAGGCGCTGGTTGACCTGGAGGGCATGCCGTTTCGGGTGTTCTCTCGTCGGCGTGCGAGTTGGGCCTTAAAAACAAGCTACGTGTATCCGGGGGCGGTACAGTATTATGGACCTCCGGCTGTGTGTGACGAACCTTCAGTAACTATACGCCTTGAGCGGCCCGCCCCTGCGGCGAATTCCTCATTTGGGCACCGGTCATCCTAG